From Malaciobacter mytili LMG 24559:
AATTGTATTGATTTTGAAAAGCAAGAACAAATTGTTAATAAACTAAATAAAACTCTTTTAAAAAAAGAAAATTGTTTAAATTCAAAAAAACTATTAAAAATAAGTGATTATTTAATAGAAAAATCTTTGTGGATTATTGGCGGAGATGGATGGGCATATGATATTGGATATGGTGGAATAGATCATATTCTTAATAAAAAAGAAGATATAAATATTTTAGTTTTAGACAATGAAGGCTATGCAAATACAGGAGGGCATACTTCTAATTCAACACCATTGGGTGCAAAAATGAAATATTCTCTTGAAGGTAAAAATATATCAAAAAAAAATTTAGGCTTATTAGCTTTAAATTATTCCCATGTATATGTTGCTTCAATTGCAATGGGTGCAGATGCAGAACATACTTTAAAAGTTTTTAAAGAAGCTGAAAAATTTAAGGGACCTTCAATAATTATAGCTTATTGTCCTTGTATTACTCATGGATATAATTTAAAATATGGAATAGAACAACAAGAAATGGCAGTAAAAAGTGGTATTTGGCCACTTTATTCTTTTAATCCTGATAATTTAATTATAAATAAAAATCCTATGAATATTTATTATGAACCAGATTTATCATTTTTAAATAAATATTTAGAAAAAGAAAAAAGATTTACAAATAGTATTTATTTAATAGAATTATATAAAGATTTTATAGAAAAACAATATAAAAAAATAAAAAATATTCAAGATTTTTATAATTTAAAATAGCTATCATTTTTTAATTTAATAATTTTTATTTAAAGGATAAAATGCCGTATTTAAATTATTAAATAATCTTTTATAATATATTAGATATTATATTAAAATATAAAAAATAGGATAAGTACATTGCAAAAAACACATATTTTTGAACAGGGAATTGATTTAAAAGAAATATTTACTAAAATTTGGCAAAAAAAAATATTTCTATTCATTTTTACAAGTATTGTGACTATTATGGGAATAATTTATGTATCTAAGAAACCTACTATTTATGAAGTTAAATCTGTGGCAAGAATAGGTTATATTAACCATACTTTAGTGGAAGATAGTAATATTTTAGAAAAAAAGTTAAGACTTATCTATAATGTTGATAATAAAAATAATAAAGTTGCAGAAAATAAAGCTATTGTATCAAATATTAAAACTGTAAGAAATATAAATAATTTTATTGAAATTTCAACACAATCATATTCAAAAAAACTTGCTTTAGAAAAAAATAAAGAGGTTGTATTATTTATTCAAAATGAATATAAATATAAAATAGATGAATTTATTTTAAAAACAAAATTTAATATAGAAAATCTAAAAGAAAATATAACTCATATTGAAAATGTAGAAAAATTGGAGATTGAGAAAAATATAGAAAAAATAAAACAACAAGCAATTCCTAAAATTGATGAAGAAATAAATTTAATTAAAAATGTACAACTTAAAACTATTGAAAATAAATTAAATTTTTATGAGAAAAAACTTAATGACTACGAAAATATTTTGATAAAAGTTGCAAAACAAAAATCTTCAAATGATACTCAAAATATGTTAATGTCAATGCAAATGTTAAATACTCAAAATTTAATACTAGAAATTCAAAATAAAATTCAAAATCTTTTTATTGAAAAAGAAAAATTAAAATCAATTACATTAAAAGATTTAAAAATAAAAAAAGAAAATTTACTTAATGAAAATATTAGACAATTAGAAACAAAATTATCTATTGATATTGAAAGTAGATTAAAAAACTTGAAAAAAAATATAGAATTTGAAGAATTAAAACTTAAAAATGGTAATATCAGTAATACAGAAGTTATAGGTGAAATTTTAGTTGATTTTCAACCTACAAATATTAAAAAAGTTATAATTATTTTTACTTTATTTTTATTTGGACTTATTTTGTCAATTTTCTTAATCTTTTTTATTAATTTTTTAAATAATTTTAAATCAAATAGTAACTAGATATGTCAAAAATTTTAGATTTAATTGGCCGAACAAAAGAACTTTTTGTTGAAGATATAAATAGTTATAATAAACAATTAGAAAAAATAGTATCTTCTTCAACTTTTTTAGTAATAGGTGGAGCAGGGAGCATAGGTCAAGCTGTAACAAAAGAAATATTTAAAAGAAACCCTAAAAAACTCCATGTAGTTGATATATCTGAAAACAATATGGTTGAATTAGTACGAGATATAAGAAGTAGTTTTGGATATATAAATGGAGAATTTGCAACATTTGCACTTGATATAGGAAGTAGTGAATATGATGCTTTTATAAAAGCTGATGGAAAATATGATTATGTATTAAATCTTTCAGCCCTTAAGCATGTAAGAAGTGAAAAAGACCCTTTTACTCTTATGCGAATGATTGAAACAAATATTTTTAATACTGATAAAACACTTCAACAATCAATTGAAAATAAAACAAAAAAATATTTTTGCGTAAGTACGGATAAAGCAGCAAATCCTGTGAATATGATGGGTGCAAGTAAAAGAATTATGGAAATGTTTGTAATGAGAAAATCAAAGCAAATAAATGTTTCAATGGCAAGATTTGCAAATGTAGCTTTTAGTGATGGAAGTTTACTTCATGGCTTTAATCAAAGAATTGAAAAAAATCAACCAATTGTTGCACCAAATGATATAAAAAGATACTTTGTTACACCACAGGAAAGCGGTGAATTATGTCTTATGTCTTGTATTTTTGGAGAAAATAGAGATATCTTTTTCCCAAAACTTAGTGAAACTTTGCATCTTATAACTTTTGCAGAAATAGCAGTGAAATATCTTAAAGGTTTAGGATATGAGCCATATTTATGTAAAGATGAAGATGAGGCAAGAGAATTATCAAAAATACTGCCATTAAAAGGTAAATGGCCATGTTTATTCACATCAAGTGATACAACTGGAGAAAAAGATTTTGAAGAGTTTTTTACTGATAAAGAAGTTTTAGATATGAATAGATTTGAAAATCTAGGGATTATAAAAAATGAAGCTTTATTTGATGAAAATAAACTTAATCATTTTGAAAATAAAATTAAAGATTTTAAATTAAATTTATCATGGACAAAAGAAGATATAGTAAAAGAATTTTTTACAATGATACCAGACTTTGGACATAAAGAAACAGGAAAATACTTAGATGGCAAAATGTAAAATTTCTAAAGTAAATAATAATTTTATTTTTGCAGATTTAAAATCATTTGAGAAAAGTTTTATTATTGCTGGAGATAGTTTATGCAAAAAATAGTAGATTTTATAAAACAAACTTTTAATACAAATGAATTTATACCTTTACATGAACCAAAATTTATTGGAAATGAAAAAAAATATTTAAATGATTGTATTGATTCTTCATTTGTATCAAGTGTTGGTAAATATGTAGATGAATTTGAAAAAAAGATTGCTACGTATATTGGAAGTAAATATGCAGTTGCAACCGTAAATGGAACAGCTGCACTTCATATTTCCCTAATACTTGCAGATGT
This genomic window contains:
- a CDS encoding Wzz/FepE/Etk N-terminal domain-containing protein, translated to MQKTHIFEQGIDLKEIFTKIWQKKIFLFIFTSIVTIMGIIYVSKKPTIYEVKSVARIGYINHTLVEDSNILEKKLRLIYNVDNKNNKVAENKAIVSNIKTVRNINNFIEISTQSYSKKLALEKNKEVVLFIQNEYKYKIDEFILKTKFNIENLKENITHIENVEKLEIEKNIEKIKQQAIPKIDEEINLIKNVQLKTIENKLNFYEKKLNDYENILIKVAKQKSSNDTQNMLMSMQMLNTQNLILEIQNKIQNLFIEKEKLKSITLKDLKIKKENLLNENIRQLETKLSIDIESRLKNLKKNIEFEELKLKNGNISNTEVIGEILVDFQPTNIKKVIIIFTLFLFGLILSIFLIFFINFLNNFKSNSN
- a CDS encoding UDP-N-acetylglucosamine 4,6-dehydratase — protein: MSKILDLIGRTKELFVEDINSYNKQLEKIVSSSTFLVIGGAGSIGQAVTKEIFKRNPKKLHVVDISENNMVELVRDIRSSFGYINGEFATFALDIGSSEYDAFIKADGKYDYVLNLSALKHVRSEKDPFTLMRMIETNIFNTDKTLQQSIENKTKKYFCVSTDKAANPVNMMGASKRIMEMFVMRKSKQINVSMARFANVAFSDGSLLHGFNQRIEKNQPIVAPNDIKRYFVTPQESGELCLMSCIFGENRDIFFPKLSETLHLITFAEIAVKYLKGLGYEPYLCKDEDEARELSKILPLKGKWPCLFTSSDTTGEKDFEEFFTDKEVLDMNRFENLGIIKNEALFDENKLNHFENKIKDFKLNLSWTKEDIVKEFFTMIPDFGHKETGKYLDGKM